The Nycticebus coucang isolate mNycCou1 chromosome 2, mNycCou1.pri, whole genome shotgun sequence genome includes a window with the following:
- the SLC12A4 gene encoding solute carrier family 12 member 4 isoform X2, with translation MVWFQVAGGSYFMISRSLGPEFGGAVGLCFYLGTTFAAAMYILGAIEILLTYIAPLAAIFYPSGAHDTSGATLNNMRVYGTIFLTFMTLVVFVGVKYVNKFASLFLACVIISILSIYAGGIKSIFDPPVFPVCMLGNRTLSRDQFDICAKTTVVDNETVATRLWNFFCHSPNLTTDSCDPYFLLNNVTEIPGIPGAAAGVLQENLWSAYLEKGEVVEKHGLPSIDTVGLKESLPLYVVADIATSFTVLVGIFFPSVTGIMAGSNRSGDLRDAQKSIPVGTILAIITTSLVYFSSVVLFGACIEGVVLRDKYGDGVSRNLVVGTLAWPSPWVIVIGSFFSTCGAGLQSLTGAPRLLQAIAKDNIIPFLRVFGHGKANGEPTWALLLTALIAELGILIASLDMVAPILSMFFLMCYLFVNLACAVQTLLRTPNWRPRFKYYHWALSFLGMSLCLALMFVSSWYYALVAMLIAGMIYKYIEYQGAEKEWGDGIRGLSLSAARYALLRLEEGPPHTKNWRPQLLVLLKLDEDLHVKYPRLLTFASQLKAGKGLTIVGSVIQGSFLESYGEAQAAEQTIKNMMEIEKVKGFCQVVVASKVREGLAHLIQSCGLGGMRHNSVVLGWPYGWRQSEDPRAWKTFIDTVRCTTAAHLALLVPKNIAFYPSNHERYLEGHIDVWWIVHDGGMLMLLPFLLRQHKVWRKCRMRIFTVAQMDDNSIQMKKDLAIFLYHLRLEAEVEVVEMHNSDISAYTYERTLMMEQRSQMLRQMRLTKTEQEREAQLVKDRHSALRLESLYSDEEDESAAGTEKIQMTWTRDKYMTEPWDSSHAPDNFRELVHIKPDQSNVRRMHTAVKLNEVIVTRSHDARLVLLNMPGPPKNSEGDENYMEFLEVLTEGLERVLLVRGGGREVITIYS, from the exons ATGGTGTGGTTCCAGGTGG CTGGGGGCTCCTATTTCATGATTTCCCGCTCACTGGGGCCGGAATTTGGAGGCGCTGTGGGCCTGTGCTTCTACTTGGGAACAACATTTGCAGCAGCCATGTACATTCTGGGGGCCATTGAAATCTTACTG ACTTACATTGCCCCACTGGCTGCCATTTTTTACCCATCGGGGGCTCATGATACATCAGGCGCCACCTTGAACAATATGAGGGTGTATGGAACCATTTTTCTGACCTTCATGACGCTGGTGGTGTTTGTTGGTGTCAAGTATGTGAACAAATTTGCCTCACTCTTCCTGGCCTGTGTGATCATCTCCATCCTCTCCATCTACGCTGGAGGCATCAAGTCTATTTTTGACCCTCCCGTGTTTCC GGTTTGCATGTTGGGCAACAGGACCCTCTCCCGGGACCAGTTTGACATCTGTGCCAAAACAACTGTGGTGGACAATGAGACAGTGGCCACCCGGCTATGGAATTTCTTCTGCCACAGCCCCAACCTTACCACTGACTCCTGTGACCCCTATTTCCTGCTCAATAATGTGACCGAAATCCCTGGCATCCCTGGGGCAGCTGCTGGTGTGCTCCAAG AAAACCTGTGGAGTGCCTACCTGGAGAAGGGTGAGGTTGTGGAAAAGCATGGTCTGCCTTCCATAGACACGGTTGGCCTAAAGGAGAGTCTGCCCCTGTACGTAGTAGCTGACATTGCCACATCCTTCACCGTGCTAGTTGGCATCTTCTTCCCCTCAGTAACAG gcatcATGGCTGGTTCAAACCGCTCTGGGGATCTTCGTGACGCCCAGAAGTCTATTCCAGTGGGGACCATTCTGGCCATCATAACAACCTCTCTTGTGT ACTTCAGCAGTGTGGTTCTCTTTGGCGCCTGCATTGAGGGTGTGGTTCTCCGGGACAA GTATGGTGACGGCGTCAGCAGGAACCTTGTGGTGGGCACATTGGCCTGGCCTTCACCCTGGGTCATCGTCATCGgctctttcttttccacttgTGGTGCTGGACTCCAGAGCCTCACTGGGGCACCACGCCTCTTGCAGGCCATTGCCAAGGACAATATCATCCCCTTCCTCCGG GTATTTGGCCATGGGAAGGCGAATGGTGAACCCACGTGGGCACTCCTCCTGACTGCACTCATTGCTGAGCTGGGCATCCTTATTGCCTCCCTCGACATGGTGGCCCCCATTTTGTCCAT GTTCTTTCTCATGTGCTACCTATTTGTGAACCTGGCCTGTGCTGTGCAGACGCTCCTGAGGACTCCCAACTGGCGGCCTCGGTTCAAATACTATCACTG GGCGCTGTCCTTCCTGGGCATGAGCCTCTGCCTCGCGCTTATGTTTGTCTCCTCCTGGTATTATGCTCTGGTGGCCATGCTTATTGCAGGCATGATCTATAAGTACATCGAGTACCAAGG GGCTGAGAAAGAGTGGGGTGACGGGATCCGAGGGCTTTCCCTGAGTGCAGCCCGCTATGCACTGTTGCGGCTAGAAGAGGGGCCTCCTCACACGAAGAACTGGCG ACCTCAGCTACTGGTGCTGCTGAAGCTAGACGAGGACCTTCATGTGAAGTACCCACGGCTCCTCACTTTTGCTTCTCAGCTGAAGGCCGGCAAGGGCCTGACAATTGTTGGCTCCGTCATCCAGGGCAGCTTCTTGGAGAGCTATGGCGAGGCACAGGCCGCTGAGCAG ACAATCAAGAACATGATGGAGATTGAGAAAGTGAAAGGCTTCTGCCAGGTAGTGGTGGCCAGCAAGGTGCGTGAGGGGCTGGCTCACCTCATCCAGTCTTGCGGCCTGGGTGGCATGAGGCACAACTCCGTGGTGCTGGGCTGGCCCTATGGCTGGCGACAGAGTGAGGACCCACGTGCCTGGAAGACCTTTATTG ATACCGTGCGCTGTACTACAGCTGCCCACCTGGCCCTGCTTGTGCCCAAGAACATCGCCTTTTACCCCAGCAACCACGAGCGCTACCTGGAGGGCCACATCGATGTGTGGTGGATTGTGCATGATGGTGGCATGCTCATGCTCTTGCCCTTCCTGCTGCGCCAGCATAAG GTTTGGAGGAAATGCCGGATGCGTATCTTCACAGTGGCCCAGATGGATGACAATAGCATCCAGATGAAGAAAGATCTGGCCATCTTTCTGTACCATCTACGCCTTGAGGCggaggtggaggtggtggagaTG CATAACAGTGACATCTCTGCATATACCTATGAGCGGACACTGATGATGGAGCAGAGATCCCAGATGCTGCGGCAGATGAGGCTGACCAAGACTGAGCAGGAGCGAGAA GCCCAATTAGTCAAGGACCGGCACTCAGCCCTGCGGCTAGAGAGCCTGTACTCAGATGAGGAAGACGAATCTGCAGCAGGCACTGAAAAGATTCAGATGACATGGACCCGGGACAAGTACATGACTGAGCCCTGGGACTCCAGCCATGCCCCTGACAACTTCCGAGAGCTGGTGCATATTAAGCC GGACCAGTCCAATGTGCGGCGCATGCACACTGCCGTGAAGCTCAATGAAGTCATTGTCACACGCTCTCACGATGCCCGCCTGGTCCTGCTGAACATGCCTGGCCCACCCAAGAACAGTGAGGGGGATGAGAACT ACATGGAGTTCCTTGAGGTGCTGACCGAGGGCCTTGAGCGGGTGCTGTTGGTGCGTGGTGGTGGCCGTGAAGTCATCACCATCTACTCCTGA
- the SLC12A4 gene encoding solute carrier family 12 member 4 isoform X3: MEGSTQAFPEGSKPLAPCARGHGNHRESSPFLCPLEASRGSDYYDRNLALFEEELDIRPKVSSLLGKLVSYTNLSQGAKEHEEAESGEGTRRRAAEAPSMGTLMGVYLPCLQNIFGVILFLRLTWMVGTAGILQALLIVLICCCCTLLTAISMSAIATNGVVPAGGSYFMISRSLGPEFGGAVGLCFYLGTTFAAAMYILGAIEILLTYIAPLAAIFYPSGAHDTSGATLNNMRVYGTIFLTFMTLVVFVGVKYVNKFASLFLACVIISILSIYAGGIKSIFDPPVFPVCMLGNRTLSRDQFDICAKTTVVDNETVATRLWNFFCHSPNLTTDSCDPYFLLNNVTEIPGIPGAAAGVLQENLWSAYLEKGEVVEKHGLPSIDTVGLKESLPLYVVADIATSFTVLVGIFFPSVTGIMAGSNRSGDLRDAQKSIPVGTILAIITTSLVYFSSVVLFGACIEGVVLRDKYGDGVSRNLVVGTLAWPSPWVIVIGSFFSTCGAGLQSLTGAPRLLQAIAKDNIIPFLRVFGHGKANGEPTWALLLTALIAELGILIASLDMVAPILSMFFLMCYLFVNLACAVQTLLRTPNWRPRFKYYHWALSFLGMSLCLALMFVSSWYYALVAMLIAGMIYKYIEYQGAEKEWGDGIRGLSLSAARYALLRLEEGPPHTKNWRPQLLVLLKLDEDLHVKYPRLLTFASQLKAGKGLTIVGSVIQGSFLESYGEAQAAEQTIKNMMEIEKVKGFCQVVVASKVREGLAHLIQSCGLGGMRHNSVVLGWPYGWRQSEDPRAWKTFIDTVRCTTAAHLALLVPKNIAFYPSNHERYLEGHIDVWWIVHDGGMLMLLPFLLRQHKVWRKCRMRIFTVAQMDDNSIQMKKDLAIFLYHLRLEAEVEVVEMHNSDISAYTYERTLMMEQRSQMLRQMRLTKTEQEREAQLVKDRHSALRLESLYSDEEDESAAGTEKIQMTWTRDKYMTEPWDSSHAPDNFRELVHIKPDQSNVRRMHTAVKLNEVIVTRSHDARLVLLNMPGPPKNSEGDENYMEFLEVLTEGLERVLLVRGGGREVITIYS; encoded by the exons GCGCCCAGCATGGGCACCCTCATGGGGGTGTACCTGCCCTGCCTGCAGAATATCTTCGGGGTTATCCTCTTCCTGCGGCTGACCTGGATGGTGGGCACGGCTGGGATTCTGCAGGCCCTCCTCATCGTGCTCATCTGCTGCTGCTGT ACCCTGCTGACAGCCATCTCCATGAGTGCCATCGCCACCAATGGTGTGGTTCCAG CTGGGGGCTCCTATTTCATGATTTCCCGCTCACTGGGGCCGGAATTTGGAGGCGCTGTGGGCCTGTGCTTCTACTTGGGAACAACATTTGCAGCAGCCATGTACATTCTGGGGGCCATTGAAATCTTACTG ACTTACATTGCCCCACTGGCTGCCATTTTTTACCCATCGGGGGCTCATGATACATCAGGCGCCACCTTGAACAATATGAGGGTGTATGGAACCATTTTTCTGACCTTCATGACGCTGGTGGTGTTTGTTGGTGTCAAGTATGTGAACAAATTTGCCTCACTCTTCCTGGCCTGTGTGATCATCTCCATCCTCTCCATCTACGCTGGAGGCATCAAGTCTATTTTTGACCCTCCCGTGTTTCC GGTTTGCATGTTGGGCAACAGGACCCTCTCCCGGGACCAGTTTGACATCTGTGCCAAAACAACTGTGGTGGACAATGAGACAGTGGCCACCCGGCTATGGAATTTCTTCTGCCACAGCCCCAACCTTACCACTGACTCCTGTGACCCCTATTTCCTGCTCAATAATGTGACCGAAATCCCTGGCATCCCTGGGGCAGCTGCTGGTGTGCTCCAAG AAAACCTGTGGAGTGCCTACCTGGAGAAGGGTGAGGTTGTGGAAAAGCATGGTCTGCCTTCCATAGACACGGTTGGCCTAAAGGAGAGTCTGCCCCTGTACGTAGTAGCTGACATTGCCACATCCTTCACCGTGCTAGTTGGCATCTTCTTCCCCTCAGTAACAG gcatcATGGCTGGTTCAAACCGCTCTGGGGATCTTCGTGACGCCCAGAAGTCTATTCCAGTGGGGACCATTCTGGCCATCATAACAACCTCTCTTGTGT ACTTCAGCAGTGTGGTTCTCTTTGGCGCCTGCATTGAGGGTGTGGTTCTCCGGGACAA GTATGGTGACGGCGTCAGCAGGAACCTTGTGGTGGGCACATTGGCCTGGCCTTCACCCTGGGTCATCGTCATCGgctctttcttttccacttgTGGTGCTGGACTCCAGAGCCTCACTGGGGCACCACGCCTCTTGCAGGCCATTGCCAAGGACAATATCATCCCCTTCCTCCGG GTATTTGGCCATGGGAAGGCGAATGGTGAACCCACGTGGGCACTCCTCCTGACTGCACTCATTGCTGAGCTGGGCATCCTTATTGCCTCCCTCGACATGGTGGCCCCCATTTTGTCCAT GTTCTTTCTCATGTGCTACCTATTTGTGAACCTGGCCTGTGCTGTGCAGACGCTCCTGAGGACTCCCAACTGGCGGCCTCGGTTCAAATACTATCACTG GGCGCTGTCCTTCCTGGGCATGAGCCTCTGCCTCGCGCTTATGTTTGTCTCCTCCTGGTATTATGCTCTGGTGGCCATGCTTATTGCAGGCATGATCTATAAGTACATCGAGTACCAAGG GGCTGAGAAAGAGTGGGGTGACGGGATCCGAGGGCTTTCCCTGAGTGCAGCCCGCTATGCACTGTTGCGGCTAGAAGAGGGGCCTCCTCACACGAAGAACTGGCG ACCTCAGCTACTGGTGCTGCTGAAGCTAGACGAGGACCTTCATGTGAAGTACCCACGGCTCCTCACTTTTGCTTCTCAGCTGAAGGCCGGCAAGGGCCTGACAATTGTTGGCTCCGTCATCCAGGGCAGCTTCTTGGAGAGCTATGGCGAGGCACAGGCCGCTGAGCAG ACAATCAAGAACATGATGGAGATTGAGAAAGTGAAAGGCTTCTGCCAGGTAGTGGTGGCCAGCAAGGTGCGTGAGGGGCTGGCTCACCTCATCCAGTCTTGCGGCCTGGGTGGCATGAGGCACAACTCCGTGGTGCTGGGCTGGCCCTATGGCTGGCGACAGAGTGAGGACCCACGTGCCTGGAAGACCTTTATTG ATACCGTGCGCTGTACTACAGCTGCCCACCTGGCCCTGCTTGTGCCCAAGAACATCGCCTTTTACCCCAGCAACCACGAGCGCTACCTGGAGGGCCACATCGATGTGTGGTGGATTGTGCATGATGGTGGCATGCTCATGCTCTTGCCCTTCCTGCTGCGCCAGCATAAG GTTTGGAGGAAATGCCGGATGCGTATCTTCACAGTGGCCCAGATGGATGACAATAGCATCCAGATGAAGAAAGATCTGGCCATCTTTCTGTACCATCTACGCCTTGAGGCggaggtggaggtggtggagaTG CATAACAGTGACATCTCTGCATATACCTATGAGCGGACACTGATGATGGAGCAGAGATCCCAGATGCTGCGGCAGATGAGGCTGACCAAGACTGAGCAGGAGCGAGAA GCCCAATTAGTCAAGGACCGGCACTCAGCCCTGCGGCTAGAGAGCCTGTACTCAGATGAGGAAGACGAATCTGCAGCAGGCACTGAAAAGATTCAGATGACATGGACCCGGGACAAGTACATGACTGAGCCCTGGGACTCCAGCCATGCCCCTGACAACTTCCGAGAGCTGGTGCATATTAAGCC GGACCAGTCCAATGTGCGGCGCATGCACACTGCCGTGAAGCTCAATGAAGTCATTGTCACACGCTCTCACGATGCCCGCCTGGTCCTGCTGAACATGCCTGGCCCACCCAAGAACAGTGAGGGGGATGAGAACT ACATGGAGTTCCTTGAGGTGCTGACCGAGGGCCTTGAGCGGGTGCTGTTGGTGCGTGGTGGTGGCCGTGAAGTCATCACCATCTACTCCTGA